From a single Nitrospiraceae bacterium genomic region:
- the gap gene encoding type I glyceraldehyde-3-phosphate dehydrogenase gives MAIRIGINGFGRIGRNVLRASLGDSDLHFVAINDLTDAKTLAYLLKYDSVHGTLKGTVEAKDDHILIDGKAIKVLAVKDPKELPWKDLNVDVVIESTGRFTDREGAGKHLSAGAKSVIISAPAKDPDVTIVLGVNENTYDPKSHHIVSNASCTTNCLAPVAKVLMETFGIKHGVMTTIHSYTNDQQLLDLPHKDLRRARAAGMSMIPTSTGAAKALHLVIPQLKGKMDGLAIRVPTPNVSLVDLTVETEKDCDVASVNEAFRKAANGPMKGILQYSEAPIVSIDQKGDDHSATVDAPLTSVIDKRLVKVTAWYDNEWGYSCRVRDLIKVIAAKSKGC, from the coding sequence ATGGCTATCAGGATCGGGATCAATGGCTTCGGGCGCATCGGGCGAAACGTCTTGCGGGCCTCCTTAGGCGACTCTGACCTTCACTTTGTCGCGATCAATGACCTCACCGACGCAAAAACACTGGCCTATTTGTTGAAGTACGACTCGGTCCACGGAACGCTGAAAGGAACGGTCGAAGCCAAGGACGATCACATCCTTATCGATGGAAAAGCCATCAAAGTCCTGGCCGTCAAGGACCCGAAGGAACTGCCTTGGAAAGACCTCAATGTCGACGTTGTGATTGAATCGACCGGCCGATTCACCGACCGGGAGGGCGCGGGGAAACACCTGTCTGCCGGCGCCAAGTCCGTCATCATATCCGCGCCGGCGAAAGACCCGGACGTCACGATCGTCCTGGGCGTCAACGAGAATACCTACGATCCGAAATCTCATCACATCGTCTCGAACGCATCCTGCACGACGAACTGCCTGGCTCCCGTGGCCAAAGTCTTGATGGAGACCTTCGGCATCAAGCACGGTGTGATGACGACAATCCATTCGTACACGAACGATCAGCAACTGCTCGATTTGCCCCATAAGGACTTGCGTCGCGCCCGAGCAGCCGGGATGTCGATGATCCCCACCAGCACGGGAGCAGCAAAGGCCCTCCACCTCGTCATCCCTCAGCTCAAAGGAAAGATGGATGGTCTCGCCATCCGTGTCCCAACTCCGAACGTCTCGCTCGTGGATCTGACGGTGGAAACCGAAAAGGATTGCGATGTCGCGTCAGTCAATGAAGCGTTTCGCAAAGCAGCCAATGGCCCTATGAAAGGCATACTCCAATACTCCGAAGCTCCCATCGTCTCGATCGACCAGAAGGGCGACGACCATTCCGCCACTGTGGATGCTCCCCTCACCAGTGTGATCGACAAGCGGCTGGTGAAAGTAACCGCCTGGTACGACAATGAATGGGGCTATTCGTGCCGAGTGCGGGATTTGATCAAGGTAATCGCCGCCAAATCAAAAGGGTGCTGA